GCGCGGCCGAGTCCCGTCTCGACGAGGTCGTCATCGGCATGGCCCACCGCGGCCGGCTGAACGTCCTCGCGAACATCGTCGGCAAGTCGTACGCGCAGATCTTCCGCGAGTTCGAGGGCAACCTCGACCCGAAGTCGATGCACGGCTCCGGCGACGTGAAGTACCACCTGGGCGCCGAGGGGACCTTCACCGGCCTGGACGGCGAGCAGATCAAGGTGTCGCTGGCCGCGAACCCCTCCCACCTGGAGACGGTCGACCCGGTCATCGAGGGCATCGCCCGCGCCAAGCAGGACATCATCAACAAGGGCGGCTCGGACTTCACGGTCCTGCCGGTCGCCCTGCACGGCGACGCGGCCTTCGCGGGCCAGGGCGTGGTGGCCGAAACGCTGAACATGTCGCAGCTGCGCGGCTACCGCACCGGCGGCACGGTCCACATCGTCATCAACAACCAGGTCGGCTTCACGGCCGCCCCGGAGTCCTCGCGCTCGTCGATGTACGCCACCGACGTGGCGCGCATGATCGAGGCCCCGATCTTCCACGTGAACGGCGACGACCCGGAGGCCGTCGTGCGCGTCGCGCGGCTCGCCTTCGAGTTCCGCCAGGCGTTCAACAAGGACGTGGTGATCGACCTCATCTGCTACCGCCGCCGCGGTCACAACGAGTCGGACAACCCGGCCTTCACCCAGCCGCTGATGTACGACCTGATCGACAAGAAGCGCTCGGTGCGCAAGCTCTACACCGAGTCCCTCATCGGTCGCGGCGACATCACCCTGGAAGAGGCCGAGCAGGCGCTGCAGGACTACCAGGGGCAGCTGGAGAAGGTCTTCACGGAGGTCCGCGAGGCCGTCACGGCCCAGCCGAGCGCCGGCCCGGTGTCGGACCCGCAGGCGGAGTTCCCGGTCGCCGTGAACACCGCGATCTCCGCCGAGACCGTCAAGCGGATCGCCGAGTCGCAGGTCAACATCCCCGACTACTTCCACGTCCACCCGCGTCTGCTGCCGCAGCTGCAGCGCCGGGCGTCGATGGTCGAGGACGGCACGATCGACTGGGGCATGGGCGAGACCCTCGCGGTCGGCTCCCTCCTCCTCGAGGGCACGCCGGTCCGGCTGTCCGGCCAGGACTCCCAGCGCGGCACGTTCGGCCAGCGTCACGCGGTCCTCATCGACCGCGAGACGGGCGAGGAGCACACCCCGCTCCAGTACCTCGCCGAGGAGCAGGCGCGCTACAACGTCTACAACTCCTTGCTGTCCGAGTACGCGGTCATGGGCTTCGAGTACGGCTACTCGCTGGCCCGCCCCGACGCGCTCGTGATGTGGGAGGCGCAGTTCGGCGACTTCGTCAACGGCGCTCAGACGGTCGTCGACGAGTACATCTCGGCCGCCGAGCAGAAGTGGGGCCAGACGTCCGGCGTCACCCTGCTCCTGCCGCACGGCTACGAGGGCCAGGGCCCGGACCACTCCTCGGCCCGTGTCGAGCGCTTCCTCCAGCTCTGCGCCCAGAACAACATGACGGTCGCGATGCCCACGCTCCCGTCGAACTACTTCCACCTCCTGCGGTGGCAGGTGCACAACCCGCACCACAAGCCGCTGGTCGTCTTCACCCCGAAGTCGATGCTGCGCCTGAAGGCCGCCGCGTCGAAGGCGGAGGAGTTCACCACGGGCCAGTTCCGCCCGGTCATCGGCGACACGTCGGTCCAGGCCGACGCGGTGAAGAAGGTCGTCTTCTGCGCCGGCAAGGTGTACTACGACCTCGAGGCCGAGCGGCAGAAGCGCGGCATCACGGACACGGCGATCATCCGCCTCGAGCGGCTGTACCCGCTGCCGGGCGCCGAGGTCCAGGCCGAGGTGAACAAGTACCCGAACGCCGAGAAGTACCTGTGGGTGCAGGAGGAGCCGGCCAACCAGGGCGCCTGGCCGTTCATCGCCCTGAACCTGATCGACCACCTGGACCTGGCGGTCGGAGCCGACATCCCGCACGGCGAGCGTCTGCGCCGCATCTCCCGGCCGCACGGCTCGTCCCCGGCCGTCGGCTCGGCGAAGCGGCACCAGGCCGAGCAGGAGCAGCTGGTCCGCGAGGTCTTCGAGGCGTGACCCGCTGACCGTCGAGAAAGCGTCGACGGCGTGATCCACGGCAAGGGCCCGCCCCCGGACATTTCGGGGGCGGGCCCTTCGCCGTGCGTCTGCACTGCTGTGCGTCTGTACTGCTGTGTGTCTGTACGGCTGTGCGTCTGCCGGTCCGGTCCGTACGGCCGCGCGGATGCGCGGCCGGTGCCGGGACCGGGGCCTCAGATGACCTGGGGTTCGAAGTCCCAGTAGGGCCGGTTGCGGGAGCGGGCCGAGACGGTGTGCGGATGCTTGCTGCCCAGCGTCGCGTCGAGGTCCGACAGCGCCTCCTGCTCGACCTTCTCCGCCTGCCGCCGGTCCCGCAGTCCGCGCAGGTCCGCCGCGTGGGCGATGCGCGCCGACAGGGTCAGCGGGTGGGTGCGGCCGAGCGTCTCGACGGCCCGGCCCACCGTGTCGTGGCTGAGCTCGGCGGCGCTCTCGGTGTCGCCGACGATGTTGCGCAGGGCGGAGGCGTTCAGGGCGCAGCCCAGCGTCCAGGGGTGATGCTCCCCCACCGCGTCGGTCATCGCCGCGAGCGCCTGCTCGAGGAGGACGTGGCCAGCCTCCCGCTCGCCGACGTTGCGCAGGATCAGCGCCTGGTTGGCGCGGGCCCCGGCGACGAACGGGTGCTCGTCTCCCAGCATCACCTCGTACCGTGCGACGACGGCCTCGCTGAGCTCGCGGGCCCGGTCGATGTCGCCGTGCTCGCGGGCGTAGCAGCTCTGGGCGGTCGCGAAGATCAGGGTCAGCGGATGGGTCTCGCCGAGCACGCGCTCGCCGCGCTCCAGCACGCTGGAGAGCAGCTCCCCGGGCTCCTCGCGTTCGGCGCCGCGGTCGCGGCCGCGGTCCCGTTCGCCCAGGCGGTAGCGGCACAGGGCGAGGTTGTGCTCGGCCTTGAGGGTCTGGGGGTTGTCGCGGCCCATCACGAGCCGGATCTCGCGCACGTTCTTCGCCTGGATGGACTCGGCCTCCGCGTATCGCCCGAGCAGCCGCAGGTCGATGGCGTAGGAGATCTCGGAGCCGAGGGTCCACGGATGGCGGGCCCGCAGGAGCAGGCGGCGCGATTCCATGGTCCGCCGGTCGTGCTCCAGGGCCTCCGGGTAGCGGCCGAGCAGCCGGAGGGAGACGGCGAGGTTGTTGAGCGAGTTGAGGCTGCGCGAGTCCTGGTCGCCCAGCAGGTCGCGGTAGGCCACCAGGACCCACTGGGAGAGTTCCAGCGCCTCGTCGTAGCGGCCGAGGCCGCGCAGGTCGGCGGCGAGGCCGGCGGCGGCCCGCAGATGCTCCAGGTCCTGTGGGCCGCGCTCCGCCTTCAGGTGTTCGGAGGCGGCCCGGCTGAGGGCCTCGGTGGCGGCGTAGTCGCCGACGGCCCGCAGCAGGTTGGTGTAGTGGTAGGTCAGTTCCCAGATCCGGGGGTGGGTCGGGCCGAGCAGTTCGCGCCAGGCCTTCATGGCGCGCTCGCCGAGCTTGATGCCGGCGACGTACTCGCCGGAGAAGTACATGTAGCGCAGGCAGTTGAAGACCAGTCGCTGGACGGTCGGTTCCTGGGTCTGCAGCACGTCGGCGTACTTCAGGTGCGGCACGATCTCGGCGTATCCGGGCCACAGGTCGGGGTCGGTGGGCCGGCGCGGGTCGGCCGCGGCGAGGGCCAGCCGGACGACGTCGATGAACTCCTTGCGGTCCGCGTCCGGCATGTCCTTGTGCACGATCTGGTGGACCATGCGGTGCAGGTACAGCGACTCCCCTGAACCGGCTCCCTCGTCGCCGACGGCCTCGTGGGACTCCAGACGGACGACGGAGTACTGGCGGAGCTGGTTGATGGCCTTGTTCCACAGCAGCGGGTCGTTGAGCAGTCCGGCGAGCTGTTCGGGCAGTTCGTCGCTCGACATCTCGCGCAGCAGCCGGACGGGGATGAAGCCGGGGGCGAAGAAGGTGCACAGCCGCAGCAGGTCCACGGACTCGGGGACGGTCTCGCGGAGTTTGTTCAGCAGTATCGACCAGGCGGTCTGGAAGGCGAGCGGGAAGTCCGCCGACACCTTCACCACGTCGCTGTCGATGCCGCCGTCCAGCAGGGCGATGTACTGGCGCACCGACAGGTCGGAGTCGTTCAGCCAGCCCGCCGTCTGGTCCAGGAGGAGCGGCAGGTCCTCCAGCGCGTCCGCGAGCTGGTCGGCCTCCCCCTCGGACAGCCGGGGCGCGCGACGCCTGATGAACGCCACCGACTCGTCGCGGGCGTAGACGGGCACCTCCAGCAACTTGCTGTTGTGCTCGGTCCATTCGGGGTTGCGGGAGGTGATGATGACATGGCCGGGGCCGGTGGGCACCAGGTCCCAGATCTGGTCGGGCTCGTCGGCTCCGTCGAGGATCAGCAGCCATCGTCCGTACGGGTCGCCGCGGCGCAGCGAGTCACGGACGGCGCGCAGTCGTTCGCCGTACTCCTGTCCGGTCTGCAGGCCCAGTTTCGGGGCGAGTTCGGCGAGCAGCCTGCGGTAGGTGACGCGTTTCTCGGCGTTGACCCACCACACGACGTCGTACTCGGAGCCGAACCGGTAGACGTACTCGGCGGCCGTCTGGGTCTTGCCCACTCCGGACATGCCGTGCAGCGTGACGACGCCGGCGCCGGGCTCCGCGCCCTGCAGCAGGTGGTAGGCGTCGTTGAGCAGCGTCTCGCGGCCGGTGAAGCGGGTGTTGCGGCGCGGTACCCCGCCCCAGACCTCGGGCATGGCGGCCGGGAAGCGGGGGCCGCGGCGGGCGCCGTCGGGGACGTCGGGCTGCGGCTCGAAGGGCAGGTCGAGCCGGTCGAACAGGCGGCGCTCGGCCTCCTCGGCGCCCATGTTGGTGAGGTCGACGGGGGCGAGGACGGCGGTCGCCGCCGGTACGGAGGCCGTCGTCACCGAGACGGCGGCGAACCGGGACGGGTCGGGGGCGACGACCTCGCGCAGTGCCGCGTTCCACTCCTCCTGCGTACGGGGACCGAGCTGGAAGTACCACTCGCTGACGACGATGAGGACGCGGCCTTCGGCGAGTTCCAGGTCGCGCAGCAGATCGACCAGGGGCACCTCGGCCGGGGAGTCCCAGCGCAGGTACACCACGCGCAGGCCGCGGCGTTCGAGCCGGTCTCCGATCCATGCCGCCCAGGCCCGGTTGAATCCCGCGAAATGGATCGTGACCGCCTGCCTCGCGGCCCCTCTCCCGGTTGCCCCGACCGGCGTACGAGCTCCAGACATGCAGCGGCCTCCAGCACGTAGTACCTCGAAAATCCTAGGACCTCGGCGCGGCGCGCGTAAGTCCGCCGACCTCTTCCGCGCGCGCCTCGGCCCGACGATCTTCGCTCACCGGACGGCCCCTCGCAGGCCATCCTCATTCTTTCGGGCGTGGCAGCGCGGGAGTATGACGCTGTGTCCACAAAGCGCGCGCGGCCTTCACGTAGGCCTCGGCCCGGGCGGTGTGGCTGCGGGGCGCCGGGTGTTCGGCCATGCGTTCGTAGGCGGCGGCCATCGCGTCGACGAACCGGCGTCCGCGGACGGTGAGGTCGGGCGAGCCGACGAGCGCCGGCAGCGCCGCCTTCACCTGGGCGCGGTAGCGGGCGTGCCGGGACCAGGCGTACTCGCCGTCGGGCGGCGAGCCGACGAGCGCCCGGTGCTGGTAGTAGTCGGCGAGGGCCAGATGGGAGTACACCCCCTGCAGCAGGGCGTCGTACGGCCGGGGTCCCGTCTTCCACGGGGCGAAGTAGCGCGCTTCGGAGTCGGCGTGATGGAGCGTCACCAGGTCTCCCAGGGCGGCGAGTTTGGCGTGGTGGAGTTCGTGGACGAGCGTGGCGGCGAGGGCGACGGCGTCCTGCGGGGGGCTGGCGAGCAGGGCGCCGAACGCCTCGTGCCGGGTCGCGCTGCAGCTGTCGCGGCCGTCGGCGCCCGGCGGGCTCTCCAGCGGGACCAGACAGCGCAGCAGCGCCACCGCCTCGGCCACCCGGTGTGCGCCGCCGGAGCGCAGCGCGGCCTCGGTGCCCGACCAGGCCTGCAGCCAGCGTTTGTGGTCCGTGTCGTCGAGCACGGCCGGTCCGCCCAGGGTGCGGTGGCCGGGACCGGGCGCGGTGCGGTACGGGTCGACGTCGTCCAGCGGCAGGGGGGCGGTGCCGGGCAGCAGGCCGGGCAGGGTGCGCACGGGCGTCCAGGCGAGGGCGGCGGACCAGGCGCCGATCCCGCTCTCCAGGTGGACGACGACGTCCGGCGCGTCGGGTCCGCGAAGCGTCAGCCGCCCGTCGCGGTGGGCGACGTCGACGGGGGCGTCCGCGCGGGTGGCCGTGTGCAGCGCGCCGAGGGACGGCAGGGCGAGCACCCCGGCGCGGGCGGTGAGCCGCACGGTGAAGGGGATGCCGGCGCGCGCGGCGGCCACTGCGGCGAGGGCGCTGAAGTGGGCCAGGTCCTGGCGGAGGCGACGGTCGCGGTGTTCGCCCCCGGGGCCGCCGCGCTCGTCGAGTCCGCGCAGACAGCTCAGCGCCCAGGGGCCGGTCAACGGGTGGAAGAGACGGGCACGGGCGGGCGAGTGCGCGGCGCCGGACGCGCGGGGGTGACCCGCGGGCGGGCGGGGACCGTCGGCCGGCACACCGCAGGGGCCGGGGTGTTCCGCGGGCGGGCGGGGACGGTCGGCCGCGGTGAGCAGGGACCAGTCGTCGCGCAGCCGGGCCTTGCGTGCCGTGGAGCAGACCGCCGGGTGCGCCGCTTCGGCCGCGTCGAGGACGGCGCGCAGGAGGAGCAGACGCCGGGTGTCCTGGTCACGCACCAGGAGGGCCAGGGTGTCGGGGCTCCCTTGGGTGCGGCCGAGTTCCAGGAGACTGCGTTCCGGGACCGCGGGCCGGATCACGGAGCGTCCTCCTCGCGGGCGGCGGACACGGCGTGCCGGGCGGCTACGGCAGGGGCGTCGGTGGCCGCAGGGGTGGCGACGGCTGTCTGCGCGGCGAGCCGGGCGGCGATGTGGCGGATCAGGCGCTGGAGGTCGGCGCAGTACACCGACGGGTTGCGGAAGCCGTGTCCGGCCCGGTAGCGGTGGGCGTAGTGACCGCCCCCGCAGACCGCGAGCAGGGGGCAGGCGCGGCACTGCCGCGCGAGGGACGCCGTGCCCGCCTGCCGGGCCGCGACGGCCGGGTGCCGCGACGCGTCGTCGAAGGAGTTGCGGAAGACGTCCAGGCCGGTGTGCGCGGCGCCGTCGTACGCGGACTTGAGGGAGTCCGTCTGCTCGATCGACCCGTCGGTCTCGACCACGACCGCGTCGAAGGGCGCGAGGCCCAGGGACTCGGTGGCGGCGGGCATGCCCAGCAGGAGGGCGAGGCACTCCTCGAAGAGACGCACGCGGGTCTCCCGGCGGCCGGCGTCCCACCAGCGGTCGAAGACGGCGCACAGCCACTCCCCGTGCCGCACGCCGGCCCAGTGCGGCGGCGGGGCGGACCAGTTGCCGTGCGGCAGCAGGAAGTTGACAGCGGGGGGACGCAGGCCGAGGAGGGACTCGTACGTCTCCACGGGGTCCAGCGTGGCGTCGACGACGGTGAGGATGCCTGCGTACGCCGACGGCGCGTGCTCGGCGGCCAGCAGGGCGCCGCGCGCGGCGGCGGGCCAGGAGGGGCGGCCGGCGTGGTCGACGCGGCGCGCGTTGTGCGCGGCCCGCCCTCCGTCGAGGCTGACGCTGATCCGGATGCCGCCGTCGGCGAGGACGGCCAGCCGTCGTGCGGTGAGCAGGGTGGCGTTGGTCTGGACGACGGCGTGGACCGTGCAGCCGGCCGGGACGCGGTCCCGGACCAGGCCGGTGAAGCGGGTGAGGGTCTCGGCGCCGGCCAGCAGGGGTTCGCCGCCGTGCAGGACGAGGGAGAGGTCCGTCAGGGCGTGGGCGCGGGCGTGCTCGGCGATGCGGGCCGCGGTGCGGTCGAGGACTTCGGGGGCCGCCGTCGCGGGTCGGGCGCGCCAGGTGCGGTCCGGGCCCTCGTAGAGGTAGCAGTAGGTGCAGGCGAGGTTGCAGCGGCCGTGCATCTTCACGATGAACTGCCGGAAGGCCTGTCCGGACATCCAGCACCCCCATGCCCTGCGGCGGTCCTGAAGCGGCCCTGCGGCTGCCGTACGGCAGCCCTGCGGCGGCCCTGTGGCCGGCTTCGGCCCGTGCCGCCGTGTCCCCCGCTCCGCGGCGCGAGCGCCGCACGGGGCGCATGCCCGTATGTACCGCGGACACAAACCCCGCCCGACCGAACTTGTCCGAGTCGCGCGCATATGAGACCGAATTCGACTTCCGAGCGATCGAATGCGTCCTGTAGAGGGGTAGTGGCGGACCCGTCAGAGCACGGCGTCGAACCCCCACAGCGTCTCGCTCGACCTCCCCGCCCGCTCCCGCAGGTCCTCCACCACCTCCCGCAGCACCGGATGCCCGATCGTCCGCAACTCCGCGAGGTCCAGCGCCAGCAGATCCGGCAGCGGCCCGCCCGCGCCGGGCTCACCCGCGCCGATGTCCTGCGCGGCCGCCTCCGCCACGGACTCGCCCCGTACGTCCATGCCCGTACCTCCCCAACCCGCTCGGCTCACGTCACACGCTCCAGCGCGGCCAGCCGCTCCGCCGTTTTGGCGGCCGTCGGCCCGTCGGCGACCAGGCTGCCCTCCGGCAGCCGCGACCACTCCGTCCGGGCGGCCCGGTAGGCCTCCCGGGCGGCCCGTGGCCGCGAGGCCGCCTCATAGGACATACCCCGCCAGTGGTGCGCCTGCGCACCCGTCCGGACGGCCTCGTGCCGGCCGCGTTCCGTGGTGGCCGCCCCCTCGGCCTCCCGGGCCGACTCCGCCGCGTCGCGGAAGGCGTCGACCGCCAGGTCCAGGCGGGCCGGGCGGCGCAGGCTGCGGTAGGCCTCGAACTGGACCTGGCCGAGTTCCAGACGGCACCGGGAGGCCAGCAGCGGGTCCGCCGCGTCGGCGGCGGCGAGCCCGAAGAGGTGCTCGGCCTCCCGCAGGTCGACGCGGTCCCCGCGGCCCCGGTAGCGCAGCATCAGCGCACGGCCGAGCAGCAGCAGCCGGTGGGCGACCTGCGCGCTGCCCGCCGGGGTCTCCATCCGGCAGTCCCGCAGCACCCGGATCGCCCGGGAGAGCGTGCCCTGGGCCCGCGCCCCCGACTGCAGTCCCGCCAGCCGCAGCAGCGCCTCGCCCCACTCGGCGAGGACGTCGGCGTGCGCGGGCGCGTCGCGGGACATGCGCTGGGCGGCCTGCGCGAAGCGGTCGGCGGCCGTCTCCAGCTCCGCCGGATCGCCCGACTCCCGGTGGCGGGCGACGGCGATCCGGCCCGCCCGCGCCAGCAGCGCCGCCCGCCGGCCCTGCTCGCGGACCAGGGCGAGGGCCTCGTCGACGCGGGCCTGGGCGTCGTCGAGCGGGCCGCCCGCCCGGAGCAGGGCGTCGACCAGGTCGAGCAGGACGCGCACCCGCGCGCGTACCGACTCCGCGGTGTCGGGCTCCTCCCCGGTGTCGAGGGCGGTGCGCAGCGACTGCGCGCCCTGCTCGGCGTAGAGGCGGGCCTGCACGGGGTCGGCGGTGGCTCCGGAGAGACGCAGCAGGACCCGGCCGTGCTCCAGGGGGAGTTCGGGCGGCCGCTGCCGGCGGTCGGGCCAGACGTCGGCGAAGGCCTCCAGCATGCCGACCGCGCCCTGGAGCAGCGCACTGTCCCCGCCGAGCCGCCACTGCGCCTCCAGGGCGCGCACCCGCTCCAGGGTGAGTCCGAGGGCCTGGTGGTGGTCGAGGTCGGGCGCCGCGCAGGCGACGGCGTACTCGCGGTCGGCGCGGCGCAGCAGGTCCAGGGCGCCGGCCGGGTCGCCGCGGCGTCTGCGGTCGGTCGCCGCGGCGTGCAGCACCCGCGCCAGGACGGCCCGTTCGCGCAGCCGCCTCGGGTGCGCCGCGGCGCGCTCCGCGGCCGCCTCCGCCTCCTGCAGCAGATCGTCGCCGCCCTGCACCTCCCACAGGCGCAGCGTGCAGTGCGCGTACTCGGCCCACAGCTCGGGGTCCGCCCCGGCGGGCCGCTCGTGCTCGGTGGCGCCGCGCAGCAGCTGCACCGCGTCGATGACGTCCTGGATCATGCCCTCGCGGTCGAAGCGCTCGATCAGCGTGCGGGCCCGGCGGACCGCCTGGTGCGTCGGCCGCTCCTCGGGACGGCCCGGGCCGGTGCGGCCGCCGGGCGTCTCGAACTGCTCGGGCAGCGGCATGAACCGTCGCAGCACGCGCGCGGCGACCTCGGCGAAGGGCTGCGGCACGGGCGCCTCGTCGCCGTTGCCGCCGTTGTCCCCGTGGTCGGCCCGCTCGGCGCGGTCCGCGGCGCCGGCGGCGGGCGCGTAGGGGCGGCCCGCGCCGCCGTCGCCGAGCTGGGCGAGGGCCAGCGCCGGGAAGTTGGGACCGCCCTTGCCGAAGCGCTGCTCGATGTATTCCGAGCAGTGCTTGAGCACCAGCATGGCCTCGTCGCGGCCCAGCCGGGACAGCAGGGCGTCGCGCACGTCCGGATCGATGCGGTACCACTGGGCCCCGTCGTCGGCGTACTCCTCCGACTCGCGCGTGAGGAGGCCGCCGACCAGGACCTCCGCCAGCTCGGACGGTCCCGAGTCGGGCAGCATCGTGCGCTGGACGAGCTGCATGACCGGCAGGCACAGGGGCGCGGCGGCCAGGTACACGGCGAGCCGTCCGGCGGCCGGGGAGGCGCTGGAGCTGAACCTGCTGACCCGCTCGAGCGGTGTGCGCCGCCGGTCGGCGCGCCCGGCGGGGGCGGGCGGCTGGTCCGCGCGCACCCAGCCCACGGCGCCCGGCACCGGCCCCGCGCCGGCCCCTGACAGCAGCCTGGCCCAGGCGCCGAGGGCCACCGGTTCGGGCGGCAGCACGGGCACCGGCAGCGCCCCGCGGCGGGTCTCCGCCGGAACGCCGGACGGCGTGCGCACCCGCAGTGCGGCCGCCCCGCCCAGCGTC
The window above is part of the Streptomyces sp. NBC_00425 genome. Proteins encoded here:
- a CDS encoding multifunctional oxoglutarate decarboxylase/oxoglutarate dehydrogenase thiamine pyrophosphate-binding subunit/dihydrolipoyllysine-residue succinyltransferase subunit, whose amino-acid sequence is MSPQSPSNASSISTDADQAGKNPAAAFGPNEWLVDEIYQQYLQDPNSVDRAWWDFFADYKPGAAAPSATAGTAAAGAAATTTAPPAPAAPAQPAPAAAPAPAPAPAAVPKPAAAAPAPAKAAPAPAAKPAAAAKPAPAAAAAPASPEGPEFVTLRGPSAAVAKNMNASLELPTATSVRAVPVKLLFDNRIVINNHLKRARGGKISFTHLIGFAMVQAIKAMPSMNWHYAEKDGKPTLVKPPHVNFGLAIDLVKANGDRQLVVAGIKKAETLNFFEFWQAYEDIVRRARDGKLTMDDFTGVTVSLTNPGGLGTVHSVPRLMPGQSVIMGVGSMDYPAEFQGTSQDTLNKLGIAKVMTLTSTYDHRVIQGAASGEFLRIVANYLLGESGFYDEIFEALRIPYEPVRWLKDIDASHDDDVTKAARVFELIHSYRVRGHVMADTDPLEYRQRKHPDLDITEHGLTLWDLEREFAVGGFSGKSLMKLRDILGVLRDSYCRTTGVEFMHIQDPKQRRWIQDRIERPHTKPEREEQLRILRRLNAAEAFETFLQTKYVGQKRFSLEGGESVIPLLDAVLDSAAESRLDEVVIGMAHRGRLNVLANIVGKSYAQIFREFEGNLDPKSMHGSGDVKYHLGAEGTFTGLDGEQIKVSLAANPSHLETVDPVIEGIARAKQDIINKGGSDFTVLPVALHGDAAFAGQGVVAETLNMSQLRGYRTGGTVHIVINNQVGFTAAPESSRSSMYATDVARMIEAPIFHVNGDDPEAVVRVARLAFEFRQAFNKDVVIDLICYRRRGHNESDNPAFTQPLMYDLIDKKRSVRKLYTESLIGRGDITLEEAEQALQDYQGQLEKVFTEVREAVTAQPSAGPVSDPQAEFPVAVNTAISAETVKRIAESQVNIPDYFHVHPRLLPQLQRRASMVEDGTIDWGMGETLAVGSLLLEGTPVRLSGQDSQRGTFGQRHAVLIDRETGEEHTPLQYLAEEQARYNVYNSLLSEYAVMGFEYGYSLARPDALVMWEAQFGDFVNGAQTVVDEYISAAEQKWGQTSGVTLLLPHGYEGQGPDHSSARVERFLQLCAQNNMTVAMPTLPSNYFHLLRWQVHNPHHKPLVVFTPKSMLRLKAAASKAEEFTTGQFRPVIGDTSVQADAVKKVVFCAGKVYYDLEAERQKRGITDTAIIRLERLYPLPGAEVQAEVNKYPNAEKYLWVQEEPANQGAWPFIALNLIDHLDLAVGADIPHGERLRRISRPHGSSPAVGSAKRHQAEQEQLVREVFEA
- the fxsT gene encoding FxSxx-COOH system tetratricopeptide repeat protein, translated to MSGARTPVGATGRGAARQAVTIHFAGFNRAWAAWIGDRLERRGLRVVYLRWDSPAEVPLVDLLRDLELAEGRVLIVVSEWYFQLGPRTQEEWNAALREVVAPDPSRFAAVSVTTASVPAATAVLAPVDLTNMGAEEAERRLFDRLDLPFEPQPDVPDGARRGPRFPAAMPEVWGGVPRRNTRFTGRETLLNDAYHLLQGAEPGAGVVTLHGMSGVGKTQTAAEYVYRFGSEYDVVWWVNAEKRVTYRRLLAELAPKLGLQTGQEYGERLRAVRDSLRRGDPYGRWLLILDGADEPDQIWDLVPTGPGHVIITSRNPEWTEHNSKLLEVPVYARDESVAFIRRRAPRLSEGEADQLADALEDLPLLLDQTAGWLNDSDLSVRQYIALLDGGIDSDVVKVSADFPLAFQTAWSILLNKLRETVPESVDLLRLCTFFAPGFIPVRLLREMSSDELPEQLAGLLNDPLLWNKAINQLRQYSVVRLESHEAVGDEGAGSGESLYLHRMVHQIVHKDMPDADRKEFIDVVRLALAAADPRRPTDPDLWPGYAEIVPHLKYADVLQTQEPTVQRLVFNCLRYMYFSGEYVAGIKLGERAMKAWRELLGPTHPRIWELTYHYTNLLRAVGDYAATEALSRAASEHLKAERGPQDLEHLRAAAGLAADLRGLGRYDEALELSQWVLVAYRDLLGDQDSRSLNSLNNLAVSLRLLGRYPEALEHDRRTMESRRLLLRARHPWTLGSEISYAIDLRLLGRYAEAESIQAKNVREIRLVMGRDNPQTLKAEHNLALCRYRLGERDRGRDRGAEREEPGELLSSVLERGERVLGETHPLTLIFATAQSCYAREHGDIDRARELSEAVVARYEVMLGDEHPFVAGARANQALILRNVGEREAGHVLLEQALAAMTDAVGEHHPWTLGCALNASALRNIVGDTESAAELSHDTVGRAVETLGRTHPLTLSARIAHAADLRGLRDRRQAEKVEQEALSDLDATLGSKHPHTVSARSRNRPYWDFEPQVI
- a CDS encoding aKG-HExxH-type peptide beta-hydroxylase; this encodes MIRPAVPERSLLELGRTQGSPDTLALLVRDQDTRRLLLLRAVLDAAEAAHPAVCSTARKARLRDDWSLLTAADRPRPPAEHPGPCGVPADGPRPPAGHPRASGAAHSPARARLFHPLTGPWALSCLRGLDERGGPGGEHRDRRLRQDLAHFSALAAVAAARAGIPFTVRLTARAGVLALPSLGALHTATRADAPVDVAHRDGRLTLRGPDAPDVVVHLESGIGAWSAALAWTPVRTLPGLLPGTAPLPLDDVDPYRTAPGPGHRTLGGPAVLDDTDHKRWLQAWSGTEAALRSGGAHRVAEAVALLRCLVPLESPPGADGRDSCSATRHEAFGALLASPPQDAVALAATLVHELHHAKLAALGDLVTLHHADSEARYFAPWKTGPRPYDALLQGVYSHLALADYYQHRALVGSPPDGEYAWSRHARYRAQVKAALPALVGSPDLTVRGRRFVDAMAAAYERMAEHPAPRSHTARAEAYVKAARALWTQRHTPALPRPKE
- a CDS encoding FxsB family cyclophane-forming radical SAM/SPASM peptide maturase; the protein is MSGQAFRQFIVKMHGRCNLACTYCYLYEGPDRTWRARPATAAPEVLDRTAARIAEHARAHALTDLSLVLHGGEPLLAGAETLTRFTGLVRDRVPAGCTVHAVVQTNATLLTARRLAVLADGGIRISVSLDGGRAAHNARRVDHAGRPSWPAAARGALLAAEHAPSAYAGILTVVDATLDPVETYESLLGLRPPAVNFLLPHGNWSAPPPHWAGVRHGEWLCAVFDRWWDAGRRETRVRLFEECLALLLGMPAATESLGLAPFDAVVVETDGSIEQTDSLKSAYDGAAHTGLDVFRNSFDDASRHPAVAARQAGTASLARQCRACPLLAVCGGGHYAHRYRAGHGFRNPSVYCADLQRLIRHIAARLAAQTAVATPAATDAPAVAARHAVSAAREEDAP
- the fxsA gene encoding FxSxx-COOH cyclophane-containing RiPP peptide — protein: MDVRGESVAEAAAQDIGAGEPGAGGPLPDLLALDLAELRTIGHPVLREVVEDLRERAGRSSETLWGFDAVL